From a single Lewinella sp. LCG006 genomic region:
- a CDS encoding RNA polymerase sigma factor yields MELSIQLIERCIANERAAQRQLYGILMPYLNLICLRYLNNSEELQDTLQEVFILIFKNIRQFDQQRASFKTWATQIAINYCLKNNRTYQLKGTHELIVPLHETPIDPTIINTLSERDLLRWLKKMPESYFQVFNLYVVDGFSHREIAEILQIDESLSRQRLTRSRTWLKQNLPEHLQAKIRLNCN; encoded by the coding sequence ATGGAGTTAAGTATTCAACTGATAGAACGATGTATAGCTAATGAGCGAGCTGCACAACGCCAGTTATACGGGATACTTATGCCCTACCTGAACCTTATCTGTCTGCGGTATTTAAATAATTCGGAAGAATTACAAGATACCTTGCAAGAGGTATTCATCCTGATTTTTAAAAATATTCGACAGTTTGATCAGCAAAGAGCCAGTTTCAAAACGTGGGCGACACAAATTGCTATCAACTATTGCTTAAAAAACAACCGCACTTACCAGCTAAAAGGAACACATGAATTAATTGTTCCACTACACGAAACACCTATTGATCCAACTATCATAAATACCCTTAGTGAACGTGATTTATTGAGATGGTTGAAAAAAATGCCCGAATCGTATTTTCAAGTTTTCAACCTCTATGTAGTCGATGGCTTCTCGCATCGTGAGATTGCCGAAATACTACAAATTGATGAATCCCTATCACGACAGCGACTAACCCGAAGTAGGACGTGGTTAAAACAAAACCTACCGGAACACTTGCAAGCAAAAATTCGCCTCAACTGTAATTAA
- a CDS encoding DUF4349 domain-containing protein, whose amino-acid sequence MRPFKTRLRNTVIGFGLLFLLLVIARLIYGYVYYPENEITYYDGSNGSVAQSVSRMDNLMVNVASSSYEYKKADVSQAQAPTTVQVDQKYEKTANISASSTAFSEDEASIKAAIEKENGIIQYQQKSGNEGSRKLSLQIGIPPTAFDGFVAHLQANYKINSISIVKTDKTNEYRELNAKRLTLSNTRQSLMELKAKGGKIEEYISLENRILEIDGQLQALGVQLGSFDAENEFCTVKLDLTERRVREVSFTSRLRTAFTWAIEQYFMFIGMLLLTTAAAFFSLKIWDWVKEKM is encoded by the coding sequence ATGCGCCCTTTCAAAACGCGTTTACGCAACACGGTCATTGGTTTTGGCCTACTATTTCTATTGCTGGTTATTGCTAGGCTGATATATGGATATGTCTATTATCCGGAAAATGAGATCACCTACTATGATGGTTCTAATGGCAGTGTAGCCCAGTCCGTTAGCAGAATGGATAACCTGATGGTGAATGTAGCTTCTTCCAGTTACGAGTATAAAAAAGCCGATGTTTCACAAGCGCAAGCACCTACTACGGTTCAAGTCGATCAGAAGTACGAGAAAACGGCAAATATTAGTGCCAGCAGTACCGCTTTTAGCGAAGATGAAGCCAGTATCAAAGCAGCTATTGAAAAAGAAAATGGAATTATCCAGTACCAACAAAAATCAGGGAATGAAGGGAGCCGAAAGCTGAGCCTCCAAATTGGTATCCCTCCTACCGCATTTGATGGTTTTGTAGCCCACTTGCAAGCCAATTATAAGATCAATTCCATCAGCATTGTTAAGACCGATAAGACCAACGAATACCGTGAGTTAAATGCTAAACGTCTCACCCTCAGCAATACCCGTCAATCATTGATGGAATTGAAAGCTAAAGGTGGAAAAATTGAAGAATACATAAGTTTGGAAAACCGTATTCTGGAGATCGACGGGCAGCTACAGGCATTGGGCGTACAGCTAGGCAGCTTCGATGCTGAGAATGAGTTTTGTACCGTTAAGTTAGACCTTACAGAAAGGAGGGTTCGCGAAGTTTCGTTTACAAGCCGTCTCCGTACCGCTTTCACATGGGCCATTGAACAATATTTTATGTTCATAGGAATGCTTCTGCTTACGACGGCTGCCGCTTTCTTTTCCCTAAAGATTTGGGATTGGGTAAAGGAGAAGATGTAA
- a CDS encoding pirin family protein gives MTNNKMLVEERSRDIGNFLVGRLLPFRRKRQVGPFTFIDHMGPSVIAPGQYLDIDQHPHIGLSTLTYLLEGEIEHRDSTGAEQLITPGSVNFMTSGYGVTHTERTPQHQRNGDSYPIHGYQVWVALPKEQEEIAPNFVHIAKEDLPQWEENGMHLTLVAGEGYGRKSPLPVYSPLFMVDIKTVKNNHLDIQGQLKGEIAIVVVEGEVSSDEQRIGQGQMLIAKTEDECCLDLAAHTRLLLFGGAPLPEERFLYWNFVSSSKERIEQAKADWKAKEFPIVPGDTTYIPLPE, from the coding sequence ATGACGAACAATAAAATGCTCGTAGAAGAGCGAAGCCGTGATATTGGCAACTTTTTGGTGGGGAGGCTACTGCCTTTTCGCCGCAAGCGACAGGTGGGACCTTTTACTTTTATTGACCACATGGGGCCATCAGTTATAGCACCAGGCCAGTACCTGGACATTGACCAGCATCCACACATTGGCCTGTCCACGTTGACCTATCTGCTCGAAGGCGAAATCGAGCACCGGGATAGCACTGGTGCCGAGCAGCTGATCACGCCAGGATCCGTAAATTTCATGACTTCTGGTTATGGCGTCACGCACACAGAAAGAACACCGCAACACCAGCGAAACGGTGACTCCTACCCTATTCATGGCTATCAAGTGTGGGTAGCTTTGCCCAAGGAGCAAGAGGAAATCGCCCCCAATTTTGTGCACATCGCTAAAGAGGATTTGCCGCAATGGGAAGAGAATGGCATGCACCTGACCCTAGTGGCGGGCGAAGGCTACGGGCGAAAATCGCCACTTCCTGTCTACTCCCCCTTGTTTATGGTCGACATAAAAACAGTCAAAAACAATCATCTAGATATACAAGGGCAACTGAAGGGTGAGATTGCCATTGTGGTGGTGGAAGGAGAAGTGAGCAGCGACGAGCAGAGGATCGGTCAGGGACAGATGCTTATCGCAAAAACCGAAGACGAATGTTGCCTGGACTTGGCAGCTCATACCCGCTTGCTGCTATTTGGTGGAGCACCGCTACCGGAAGAACGTTTTCTGTACTGGAATTTTGTTTCGTCAAGTAAAGAACGTATTGAACAGGCGAAAGCTGATTGGAAGGCGAAGGAGTTCCCGATAGTACCCGGCGATACGACCTACATCCCGCTGCCAGAATAA
- a CDS encoding triple tyrosine motif-containing protein, which produces MQSTVFGIPQVINYAKDEYNAGTQNWSVIQDESGMMVFGNNKGALFFDGTHWDLLPMPNRTVVRSVAKGLDGRIFIGGQDEFGWLSKNAQAQIEYHSFTDRLAVEDRSFEDVWKIFPTEERVFFCTQKALFVYEDDTFLVVKSPQRFQNFFFVNDQLYAQERGKGLVRWEEGRFVLLPGGEQFNDFRIASILPQGKDLLIISDFSGLYRFSGNRITPWQTEVSSFLQKNQAYCALLLPNKDIAIGTAQDGLVIIDQEGKALLHLNKDTGLQNNTILAITQDRLNNYWLALDNGIDYVEISMPFARIADEIGLEGTGYAAELYEGKLYLGTNQGLFSIDWPLPYKSTRRNQVSKVGGVKGQIWGLNRLGSSLIINSHAGTFQLEKGKIAAISPPQGAWKIMRLNGTSSLAIEGGYTGLYLYENTGSEENPTWRFKHRIDGFDESARVIEQDQAGNIWVSHAYKGLFKIRLKDDYQIAEVRYFGEQDGLPGTIGINVLKIGEEVLFTTLEGVYSYNQESDRFEPYESFNKILGGKKEIHRLLQDEEEKLWFSMGKEFGCLNIQEKGFLERPGIDHLFFNHLQEELVDGFEEIYAIDKDNTIIATENGFVSYSPQRGAQRDLHLNVLLRQVRTISGADSLLYSDGLLLPSNATAQEVQELAIHLNALHFSYAAPFYEQIDQLNYRYWLKGYEDEWSSWSSRTEKEFTNLASGDYEFQVQAQNTYGTISEAVVYRFTILPPWYASTLAKTVYFLLGLLALGGAFVYFSKKIEKERQAFEANQAKTLAEKEAEFQQEKEKSEEEIDRLRSENLQSDIQHRTSQLASATMHLVQKGEVLLKIKKELAKVHKQVSTEENRKKLQKIIHTIDGNIRLDSNWEQFEAYFDQVHENFLRNLREAYPDLTPKDQKLCAYLRMNLTTKEIAPLMNISVRGVEISRYRLRKKLDLDTNTNLTDFIMRF; this is translated from the coding sequence ATGCAGTCTACGGTGTTTGGCATCCCTCAGGTCATTAATTATGCCAAGGATGAGTACAATGCTGGGACTCAAAACTGGAGCGTCATCCAGGATGAAAGCGGGATGATGGTTTTTGGCAACAATAAAGGTGCGTTATTTTTTGACGGCACCCATTGGGATTTGTTGCCGATGCCCAATCGTACGGTCGTACGGTCGGTAGCCAAAGGACTGGATGGGCGTATTTTCATAGGAGGCCAGGATGAGTTTGGCTGGTTGTCCAAAAATGCACAAGCGCAGATTGAATACCACTCTTTCACGGACAGGCTAGCTGTGGAGGATCGGAGTTTTGAAGACGTGTGGAAAATCTTTCCAACGGAAGAGCGTGTTTTCTTTTGCACCCAAAAGGCATTGTTTGTCTATGAAGACGATACTTTCTTAGTCGTAAAATCTCCCCAAAGATTTCAGAATTTCTTTTTTGTTAATGACCAATTATACGCACAAGAAAGAGGTAAAGGTCTGGTGCGTTGGGAAGAAGGACGATTTGTGCTTCTTCCTGGTGGGGAACAATTCAATGATTTTCGAATAGCGAGTATTCTTCCCCAGGGGAAGGATTTACTCATTATTTCTGATTTTTCCGGTCTCTATCGTTTTTCCGGCAATCGCATTACCCCTTGGCAAACGGAGGTTTCTTCGTTTTTACAAAAGAACCAGGCATACTGTGCTTTACTTTTACCCAACAAGGATATCGCTATCGGTACTGCTCAAGACGGCTTGGTTATCATAGATCAGGAAGGGAAGGCACTTTTACATCTTAATAAAGATACGGGCTTACAGAACAATACCATCCTGGCCATTACCCAGGATCGATTAAACAACTACTGGTTGGCCTTAGACAATGGTATTGATTATGTGGAGATAAGTATGCCTTTCGCCAGGATTGCCGATGAAATTGGTTTAGAAGGTACTGGATATGCAGCCGAATTGTACGAAGGTAAACTGTATTTAGGTACTAACCAGGGACTTTTTAGTATCGATTGGCCATTGCCCTACAAAAGTACTCGACGTAACCAGGTGAGCAAAGTTGGAGGCGTAAAAGGCCAAATTTGGGGATTAAATCGTCTGGGGTCCTCCCTAATTATCAATTCTCACGCCGGAACTTTCCAGTTGGAAAAAGGAAAAATTGCTGCGATCTCACCGCCACAAGGCGCCTGGAAAATAATGCGGCTGAATGGCACCTCTTCTCTGGCGATTGAAGGTGGATACACAGGGTTATACCTTTACGAAAATACGGGTAGTGAGGAGAACCCAACTTGGCGATTTAAGCATCGTATAGATGGCTTTGACGAGTCGGCCAGAGTCATTGAGCAGGATCAAGCTGGCAATATTTGGGTTTCGCATGCCTACAAAGGGCTTTTTAAAATTCGCCTCAAGGATGATTATCAAATTGCAGAAGTGAGGTATTTTGGGGAGCAAGATGGGCTACCAGGAACTATCGGTATTAATGTTCTGAAAATTGGTGAGGAGGTTTTGTTTACGACCCTGGAAGGCGTCTACTCCTACAATCAGGAAAGTGACCGGTTTGAACCGTATGAGTCTTTCAATAAAATACTGGGTGGTAAGAAAGAAATCCATCGATTACTGCAAGACGAGGAAGAAAAACTATGGTTTTCTATGGGCAAAGAGTTTGGTTGTTTGAACATCCAAGAAAAAGGTTTTTTGGAACGCCCCGGAATAGACCATCTGTTTTTTAATCATCTACAAGAAGAACTGGTTGATGGATTTGAAGAAATCTACGCCATAGATAAAGACAATACGATCATTGCCACGGAGAACGGGTTTGTCAGTTATTCGCCACAGCGAGGAGCGCAAAGAGATTTGCACCTCAACGTGCTACTTCGTCAGGTGCGAACCATCTCAGGAGCAGACTCTTTGCTGTATAGTGATGGGCTCCTCCTTCCTTCAAATGCTACCGCGCAGGAAGTACAAGAATTGGCTATTCATCTCAATGCCCTACATTTTTCCTACGCAGCACCTTTCTACGAACAAATCGATCAATTGAATTACCGGTATTGGTTGAAGGGGTACGAAGACGAGTGGTCGAGCTGGAGTTCGAGAACGGAGAAGGAATTTACCAACTTGGCCAGTGGAGACTATGAGTTTCAGGTACAAGCTCAAAACACCTACGGTACGATTAGTGAGGCAGTGGTATATCGCTTCACGATTTTACCACCCTGGTACGCCTCTACCTTAGCCAAAACGGTCTATTTTCTTTTAGGCTTACTAGCCTTGGGTGGGGCATTCGTCTATTTTTCGAAGAAAATTGAAAAGGAACGCCAAGCCTTCGAAGCCAATCAGGCTAAAACCCTCGCCGAAAAAGAAGCCGAGTTCCAACAGGAAAAAGAAAAATCAGAAGAAGAAATTGACCGTTTGCGCAGCGAAAATCTACAGTCTGATATTCAGCACCGTACTTCCCAGTTGGCATCAGCCACCATGCACTTGGTGCAAAAAGGAGAGGTCCTACTAAAGATAAAAAAGGAGTTGGCCAAGGTTCACAAACAGGTCAGCACGGAAGAAAACCGCAAGAAATTGCAGAAAATCATCCACACTATCGATGGCAATATCCGCCTCGATAGCAACTGGGAGCAATTTGAGGCTTACTTTGATCAGGTGCACGAAAACTTTTTGCGCAACCTGCGGGAGGCTTATCCCGACTTGACTCCTAAGGATCAAAAACTTTGCGCCTACCTCCGCATGAATCTGACTACCAAAGAGATCGCACCCCTTATGAATATCTCCGTTAGGGGTGTCGAGATCAGCCGCTACCGCCTCCGCAAAAAACTCGATCTAGACACGAATACGAATCTCACCGATTTTATCATGCGTTTTTGA
- a CDS encoding family 16 glycosylhydrolase has product MTNSPTYLLGSLVLSVMLFACNKPEEVAGCQFPTDLESSYELIWSDEFEGAEIDRNKWSFDLGDGCDLGICGWGNNELEYYTDRSQNAYLENGNLVIKARKETPLYLNQHQYTSSRMVTKNKGDFRYGRVDVKARLPIGQGLWPAIWMLPTDNAYGGWPRSGEIDIMENIGSEPDRIFGTIHYGHDYWRFTSEGITKEEGPNFAEEFHVYTLLWNEDCLMMMVDGEKYAGPYSRSTTLPTTWPFDQNFHLLLNVAVGGNLPGNPTPSTQFPQTMEVDYVRVYSEK; this is encoded by the coding sequence ATGACCAATTCCCCAACATACCTCCTAGGCAGCTTGGTGCTAAGCGTGATGCTATTTGCCTGTAATAAGCCAGAAGAAGTTGCCGGCTGCCAATTCCCCACTGATCTCGAGAGCAGCTATGAACTCATCTGGAGTGACGAATTCGAGGGTGCCGAAATCGACCGAAACAAATGGTCTTTTGATTTAGGTGATGGCTGTGATTTAGGTATTTGCGGCTGGGGAAACAACGAACTGGAATACTACACCGACCGTTCACAGAATGCTTACCTGGAAAATGGCAACCTGGTCATCAAAGCGCGTAAAGAAACGCCCCTTTACCTCAATCAACACCAATACACCTCTTCCCGGATGGTCACCAAAAACAAAGGTGACTTCCGCTACGGCCGAGTAGATGTAAAAGCCCGTCTACCTATCGGCCAGGGCCTGTGGCCTGCTATTTGGATGCTGCCTACCGACAATGCTTACGGTGGCTGGCCACGTAGTGGAGAAATAGACATCATGGAAAATATTGGCAGTGAACCCGACCGCATTTTTGGTACTATTCACTATGGACATGATTACTGGCGTTTTACCTCCGAAGGGATTACCAAAGAAGAAGGACCTAACTTCGCAGAAGAATTCCACGTTTATACCCTACTCTGGAACGAAGATTGCTTGATGATGATGGTTGATGGGGAAAAATATGCTGGTCCTTACTCCAGAAGTACGACGCTGCCAACCACCTGGCCTTTTGATCAAAATTTCCACTTATTGCTGAATGTCGCAGTAGGGGGTAATCTACCTGGTAATCCTACACCAAGTACCCAGTTTCCTCAGACTATGGAAGTGGACTACGTGCGTGTCTACTCAGAAAAATAA
- a CDS encoding glycoside hydrolase family 2 TIM barrel-domain containing protein, producing the protein MIVIRLSILLFALAILQGCNSPEPTTATNSGITKAEIRQTDGNYQLFVNGEPFFIEGAGLEFGNVEALAKHGGNSFRTWRTDNGQSSGQEVLDRAQANGLLVTMGIEVARERHGFDYNDEAAVKEQFERIKTEIQAYKDHPALIIWAIGNELNLRATNPKVWDAVNQISEYIHEVDPNHLTTSTLAGIDKELVDNIKERASDLDLLSIQMYADIVNLKQKVTESGWTGPYMVTEWGATGHWEVGTTAWEAPIENNSTQKANFYLERYQQAILPNRDQCVGSYVFLWGQKQERTPTWYGMFMPDGEETASVDVMHYLWNDTWPDNRSPQLDSFLLNGQMAASNIYLEAGKSYTSEVFASDPDGDALTYHYEIKPESTDLGDGGDHESVPPSLEGLITESNQAAISFTAPETEGAYRILVTVADGQNHMGHANIPFYVKARK; encoded by the coding sequence ATGATTGTGATAAGATTAAGTATACTCCTGTTTGCCCTTGCCATTTTGCAAGGATGCAACTCACCGGAACCAACAACAGCTACCAATTCGGGCATCACTAAAGCCGAAATTCGCCAAACGGACGGTAATTATCAACTCTTTGTCAATGGAGAACCCTTTTTTATTGAAGGAGCAGGCTTGGAATTTGGCAACGTAGAAGCACTTGCCAAACACGGTGGTAACTCCTTCCGTACCTGGCGCACCGACAATGGTCAATCCAGCGGGCAAGAGGTGCTCGATCGGGCACAGGCCAACGGCTTACTGGTTACCATGGGCATTGAGGTAGCCCGTGAGCGACACGGCTTTGACTACAATGATGAAGCCGCTGTCAAGGAACAATTCGAAAGAATAAAGACCGAAATTCAGGCTTACAAAGACCACCCGGCACTCATCATTTGGGCCATTGGCAACGAACTCAACCTGCGAGCTACCAACCCTAAAGTTTGGGATGCCGTCAACCAGATTTCGGAATACATCCACGAAGTAGATCCTAACCATCTTACCACTTCTACGCTAGCGGGTATTGATAAGGAACTCGTAGATAATATCAAGGAAAGAGCTTCCGATCTCGACTTGCTCAGTATTCAGATGTACGCCGACATCGTCAACCTCAAGCAAAAGGTGACCGAATCGGGCTGGACAGGCCCCTACATGGTAACGGAATGGGGAGCTACTGGCCACTGGGAAGTAGGCACCACCGCCTGGGAAGCTCCCATAGAAAACAACAGCACCCAAAAAGCCAACTTCTACCTCGAACGCTACCAGCAGGCGATCCTCCCCAACCGCGACCAATGCGTAGGCTCTTACGTCTTCCTCTGGGGACAAAAGCAGGAACGCACGCCCACCTGGTACGGCATGTTTATGCCCGACGGTGAAGAAACGGCCTCTGTAGATGTGATGCACTACCTCTGGAACGATACCTGGCCCGACAACCGCAGCCCACAGCTGGATTCCTTTTTACTAAATGGGCAAATGGCCGCTAGCAATATCTACCTCGAAGCTGGAAAGTCCTATACGAGTGAGGTCTTTGCCAGTGACCCAGACGGTGATGCACTTACGTACCACTACGAAATCAAACCTGAAAGCACTGACCTTGGAGATGGTGGCGACCACGAGTCGGTTCCTCCATCACTGGAAGGCCTGATCACCGAAAGCAATCAGGCAGCGATCAGCTTTACTGCTCCCGAAACGGAAGGTGCCTACCGTATCTTGGTGACTGTTGCCGATGGGCAAAACCATATGGGGCATGCGAATATTCCGTTTTATGTGAAAGCGAGGAAGTAG
- a CDS encoding sugar porter family MFS transporter: MNKNISYIVTTALIVALGGFLMGFDASVISGVNKFIELEFSLTKLQVGWAVSSLTLTATLAMLVAGPLSDKIGRRQVLKIAAILYALSAIFSAIAPSYVTLVLARMLGGFGVGASLIIAPMYIAEISPAAIRGRMVSFNQLNIVLGISVAFFTNYLILQWGKSDASWVQTLKFDEWNWRWMLGIEAIPAVLYFLGLFFVPRSPRWLVMKGEFDEALEVMSKATGPQVANEEMSEIKKAIDADTNKQEAPLSELFKKSMMLVLTIGIVVGVLQQITGINSVFFYAPMIFEQSGIGTDASFSQAIYVGLINLVFTLIAIALIDKLGRKPLLIGGMAGIVICMFLLAYSFNTATYTLTETAVSSLPAEVNKDALATIVGTTFDNDLDYKASLSAAIGDAAGTYESDLLKGAININPTIVLLGILGFVASFAVSIGPVMWVLFSELFPNKVRGLAISFVGLINSAVSFLVQLVFPWELATLGTGTTFMIYGIFGLIGLIFIVLVVPETKGKSLEELERQLVK, from the coding sequence ATGAACAAGAATATTTCCTATATCGTTACTACGGCCCTCATCGTTGCACTTGGAGGCTTCCTTATGGGCTTTGATGCTTCGGTAATTTCTGGCGTGAATAAATTTATAGAACTGGAGTTCAGCCTTACTAAACTGCAAGTAGGTTGGGCAGTAAGTTCGCTTACCCTTACTGCTACTTTAGCCATGTTGGTAGCTGGGCCACTCAGCGATAAAATCGGGCGTCGCCAAGTCCTCAAAATAGCGGCTATTTTGTACGCACTTTCGGCTATTTTTTCCGCAATTGCCCCTTCCTACGTGACGCTGGTTCTCGCCCGGATGCTCGGTGGTTTTGGCGTAGGAGCTTCCTTGATTATTGCCCCGATGTATATTGCTGAAATTTCACCGGCAGCCATACGTGGCCGGATGGTATCTTTCAACCAGTTGAACATTGTTCTGGGTATTTCTGTGGCCTTTTTCACCAACTATTTAATCCTGCAATGGGGCAAATCCGATGCCAGTTGGGTGCAGACACTCAAATTTGATGAATGGAATTGGCGCTGGATGCTTGGCATCGAAGCAATTCCTGCTGTTCTCTATTTCCTAGGCTTGTTTTTTGTGCCGCGTAGTCCACGTTGGTTAGTCATGAAAGGAGAGTTCGATGAAGCACTAGAAGTAATGAGTAAGGCTACCGGTCCACAAGTAGCCAATGAGGAAATGTCGGAAATTAAGAAGGCCATTGACGCCGACACCAATAAGCAAGAAGCTCCACTCAGCGAGCTTTTCAAAAAATCCATGATGCTAGTGCTTACGATTGGCATCGTGGTCGGTGTTCTCCAACAAATTACGGGGATCAACTCCGTTTTCTTTTACGCTCCAATGATCTTTGAGCAATCAGGGATTGGTACCGACGCCTCCTTCTCACAAGCCATTTATGTAGGTCTTATCAATTTGGTGTTCACTTTAATTGCCATCGCACTCATTGACAAGCTAGGGCGTAAACCCTTGCTCATTGGAGGTATGGCTGGTATCGTCATCTGTATGTTCCTGTTGGCCTACAGTTTCAATACTGCTACTTATACCCTCACCGAAACAGCTGTAAGCAGTTTACCTGCCGAGGTCAATAAAGATGCACTGGCCACTATTGTCGGTACTACTTTTGATAATGACCTGGATTATAAAGCCTCCCTTTCAGCAGCCATTGGTGATGCCGCAGGTACCTACGAATCGGATCTACTCAAAGGAGCCATAAATATCAACCCCACCATAGTATTGTTAGGAATTCTCGGTTTTGTCGCTTCCTTTGCGGTCTCGATCGGGCCAGTGATGTGGGTGCTCTTTTCCGAATTGTTCCCCAATAAGGTACGAGGGCTTGCTATCTCCTTTGTAGGATTGATCAACTCTGCCGTCAGCTTCCTCGTACAGCTGGTTTTTCCCTGGGAGCTGGCAACACTTGGCACAGGCACCACCTTCATGATTTATGGAATATTTGGCCTAATAGGCCTCATCTTTATCGTGTTAGTCGTACCTGAAACCAAAGGTAAATCGCTGGAAGAGCTTGAGCGACAATTGGTAAAGTAA
- a CDS encoding NAD(P)-dependent oxidoreductase, translating to MKITFVGLGIMGSRMAANLLKTGVELTVFNRSSAPMETLAAQGAIAANSIGEAVKDADIVFSMLSTPQVVRDLFFGSEGALAAMKSQALWADCTTVNPSFSHEAATEARHFGIRFADTPVAGTKPQAQNAELVFFAGGEETDLKTLKPYLDAMGSKTIALGMTGQGASFKMLVNIMLAQSMIIFSEAVLLGEKMGLDKDFLLNTLPNLAVAAPFTKFKAEMIRQDDYEVQFPLEWMQKDLHLAALTAYEHQQPLYLANLAKELFAAASKQGMTRLDFAAIHRYLENG from the coding sequence ATGAAGATTACGTTTGTTGGCTTAGGTATTATGGGCAGTCGGATGGCCGCCAACTTACTAAAAACGGGGGTAGAACTTACCGTATTCAATCGATCGAGTGCGCCAATGGAAACGCTAGCAGCTCAGGGAGCCATAGCTGCCAACAGCATTGGTGAGGCGGTAAAAGATGCGGATATTGTTTTTAGCATGCTCTCTACTCCTCAGGTGGTGCGCGATTTGTTTTTTGGATCAGAAGGAGCTTTGGCCGCAATGAAGTCTCAAGCCCTATGGGCTGATTGTACAACCGTTAATCCTTCCTTTAGCCACGAGGCTGCTACTGAAGCCAGGCATTTCGGTATTCGTTTTGCCGACACCCCGGTAGCGGGTACCAAGCCACAAGCCCAAAACGCCGAACTGGTTTTCTTTGCCGGTGGAGAAGAAACGGATTTGAAAACCCTAAAGCCTTACCTGGACGCGATGGGGTCAAAAACCATTGCCCTAGGAATGACCGGGCAGGGTGCTTCCTTCAAAATGCTGGTCAATATTATGCTGGCGCAATCGATGATTATTTTCTCGGAGGCCGTGCTACTAGGCGAAAAGATGGGCCTTGATAAAGATTTCTTACTGAATACTTTACCTAACCTGGCCGTAGCAGCTCCTTTCACAAAGTTCAAAGCAGAAATGATCCGACAAGATGACTATGAAGTACAGTTTCCACTGGAGTGGATGCAGAAAGACCTTCATCTAGCGGCACTTACAGCGTATGAACACCAACAACCTTTGTACCTTGCCAACCTTGCCAAAGAATTGTTTGCCGCCGCTAGCAAACAGGGGATGACCCGCCTTGATTTTGCAGCGATTCATCGCTACTTAGAAAACGGATAA
- a CDS encoding helix-turn-helix domain-containing protein, translated as MILLPQRLFDSPQVSTILRDGNVCILRKSLTENVEQREGYISNHAISMVLAGEQQLRTYEGKMVKVRAGEVLFIPRGVYFVTDLLPKQGNFESILFYFDDELIRTFLTNTTVQEVSREQLPEYLKFPTTPPLQSFVEATLQIYEQHRLTAKGVLELKILELLLLLNHQCGQQIFANFLFRLTLPKKRNIKSFMRDNYDKPLKVEDYAYLTGRSMSTFRRDFKAYFETTPQQWLKDQRLEKALLLMNKQEMSVTEVAYEVGYENISYFIRAFKDKVGMSPKQFMLSLHRNKTKH; from the coding sequence ATGATCCTCCTCCCCCAACGTCTTTTTGATAGTCCGCAAGTAAGTACCATCCTTCGCGATGGGAATGTTTGTATCCTTAGAAAATCACTGACAGAAAACGTAGAACAGCGTGAGGGATACATCTCCAACCACGCTATTTCGATGGTGCTGGCCGGTGAGCAACAGCTGCGAACCTATGAAGGCAAGATGGTCAAAGTTCGCGCTGGAGAAGTACTGTTTATCCCTAGAGGTGTTTACTTTGTAACCGACTTACTGCCCAAGCAAGGAAATTTTGAAAGCATTCTCTTCTATTTTGATGACGAACTGATCAGGACTTTTTTGACCAACACCACTGTCCAGGAAGTATCGCGCGAGCAGCTCCCTGAATATTTGAAATTTCCGACCACTCCCCCACTCCAATCCTTTGTGGAAGCCACCCTACAAATTTATGAGCAACACCGCCTAACTGCCAAGGGGGTACTGGAATTGAAAATACTGGAGCTACTCTTGTTGCTCAACCACCAATGTGGGCAACAAATTTTCGCCAATTTCCTGTTCCGGCTTACTTTGCCCAAGAAGCGCAATATCAAGTCGTTTATGCGAGACAATTATGACAAACCGCTAAAGGTGGAAGACTACGCTTACCTAACGGGGCGTAGCATGAGTACTTTTAGAAGAGATTTCAAGGCTTACTTTGAGACAACTCCGCAACAATGGCTCAAAGACCAACGGCTTGAGAAGGCCTTGTTATTAATGAACAAACAAGAAATGAGCGTGACAGAAGTTGCTTATGAGGTAGGTTATGAAAATATTTCTTATTTCATTCGGGCCTTTAAAGACAAAGTAGGTATGTCACCAAAGCAGTTTATGTTGTCTTTGCACCGCAATAAAACAAAACACTAG